The segment ATCATCGGCCTGCAGACCGGACAATCCATCGCCAAACTGTTCTGGGCCAGCATCATCCCGGGCATGCTGCTGATGCTCCTGTTCCTGCTTACGGTCCATGTCATCTGCCGCCGCCATCCGGATTGGGCCCCTGCCGGCCCTCGGACGACCTGGGGAGAAAAGATCCGGTCATTGCCCGGATCCATCGAAATGCTGGTGCTGTTCGGCCTGGTCATGGGCGGGCTGTTTGCCGGACTATTCACTCCGTCCGAAGCCGGTGCCGCCGGGTCGGCCATTGCCCTCTTCATCAGCCTTGTTTCCCGGCAACTGACCTGGAAGCGCTTTGTGCTAGCCATCAGTGACACCCTGCGCACAGCCTGCATGATCTTCATGATCGTGGCCGGTGCAGTACTCTTCGGACGATTTTTGGCCGTAACCCGGCTGCCCTTCGAGATGGCAGGCTGGGTCGCCAGCCTCGATATCCCGAATTTCGTCGTCATTCTGGTCATCTGCCTGATCTACATCATCGGCGGCGCCATCATGGATGCCCTGGCCCTGTTGCTGATCACCATCCCCATCTTCTTTCCCGTGGCCCAGGCCATGGGCTACGACCCCATGTGGTTTGCCGTGCTGGTGACCATCGTGACCACCATGGGGGCAGTGACCCCACCCGTGGGAGTGACCGCATTCATCGTCTCGAGCATGGCACCGGGCACGCCCATCCAGCGCATCTTCAAGGGTATCTCCTACTTCATGGTGGCCTACCTGATCTGCATCGGCCTGCTGATGCTCTTCCCGCAGCTGGTCCTGTTCCTGCCCGCGCACATCCATTAACTTCAGTCTCCAGCCTGTGCTCCATCCGTACATTTCCGGCACAGCACCCAGTGACTGCCGCACCAGCCTTTGGGTGTGATCTCCCGTTTTTTACGCAAAACCATTCTCCATTCCCCCTGTTCACTGGGCATCTGCCAACACTCGACGCCAACCTCGCCCTGCGATAGAAGCAGCAGATGCCCAAGGTCCAACACATCATAGTCAGCGCCGACGAGGGCGGGCAGAAGCTTCTGAACTTCCTGCGTCGCAGGCTGGGTCCGGATGTGCCGCAATCACTGCTCATGCGCATCATCCGCAAAGGTGAAGTTCGGGTGGACAAAGGCCGGGCCAAGCCCTTTGACCGGCTCAGCGCGGGTCAGGATGTACGTATCCCACCCATCCGGGTCCAGGAACGCATGCAAACTCCGGCTGGCGTACCTCTTGAAATTATCTTCCGGGAGAAAGGCCTGCTGGCTGTGGCCAAACCCGCAGGCCTGCCCGTACAGCCCGGCACCGGACACTCCGACGCCGTTTCCGAGCGCTTGCGAGCTCAGTTTGCCGAGGCCGACTTCACTCCCACACCCGCCCATCGCCTGGACCGCGACACCTCCGGCATTCTGCTGTGCGGAGCAAGCTTCGAGGCCCTGCGCAACCTGCAACAGGGCTTTGCCGAACACAGTATCGGCAAGTTCTATCTGGCCTGGGTTCAGGGTAGCGTGGAACCCGGCACGGTTCTCGAGATGCAGGACGAGATGGACAAAACCGGAGCCCACGGACATGAGCGCATGACGATCGGTTCGGGCAAAACGGCTCTGGCTCTGGCCCGCTGCCTGACCAGCGATGACGGTCGCTCACTCCTGGAAATCGATTTGCGCACCGGACGCACCCATCAGATCCGCCTTCAGCTCGCCTCACGCGGGTTGCCCATCATCGGAGATAGCAAATACGGATTCAAGACACGCACCCAAAAGATGTATCTTCATGCCTGGAAAATAGTACTGGGGTCAGGCGAGATAATAACCAATCTCCCCGCATGGAACAGCCCGTATCAATTGGTTAATGACTGGTTCAAATAACGATTTTGCTTGATCATTGTGGGGTTCCGCCACGCCGTTTCTATCGCTGCTGATCCCAATATCCACTTACTTTCGTGACCCAGTTTACTGCCAGCCCCTGCGGCGGGATTCGCCCCATATTGTCCTCATGGGCAAAGAGCACGCAGTGCCCATCCACAAGCCGGACCCGAAAGTCCATAAATCCCAACGCACGGCACTCATCTTCAAGACGAGCGATGCGCTCCAGATCTCGCGCCAGGACTGGTGCATCATAGGGCAGTCGGGTCAACAGACAGGGCGTGGCGGGTTGAACGGGCTGATCAAGGCCGATGAACAGCGCCATGGCCCGAATATCGTCCTTGGTTATGCTGCTTTCGGCAAAGGGACTCTGTATTCCGAGTTCCTCCAAGGCACGTAGCCCTGGTCTATAGCCCTGCTGATCGGTGGCGTTGCTGCCATCCATGAGTGCGGCCCCAGGAAATCGGTCACGAACAGCGGAAAAAAGCAGTCGCTTGCAGTGATAGCAACGATCCCGGCCATTACTCGAAACCGACGGATGGCTCAGCGGGTCAATGGAGAGTACGGTGAAGGCCAGGCCAAGCTTCCGCAGCCACTGCTCAGCCCACTGTGTTTCGCTCCTGGGGACGTGAGGACCGGATAAGTGCACACAATGCATGTCCAAGTCTGCCCGATGCGCCACAAAGGCCAACAGACGACTATCCAGCCCCCCGGATACGGCAATCACACCGCGTTCGATGTCCGAGAGGGCATATTCCAGCCGATGCAGCTTGTTCTTCTGTTCGGGGGTGATCATGATCAGCATCCTGCCCTGTTTCCCCTGCCTTGACCAATACGATCCTACCTGACAACCGATTCCTGCGAGATCAATAAAAAAGGGGACCTCCCATGGCGGGGGTCCCCTATATCTACGATGTCAGCACCGTCTTATTCGGACAGAATGGGCTCCTGAGGCTCGCTGAGCAGGAACTTGCCATCCTCGATCCAGGATTTGAGTTCATTGGCGATCTCAAGGGAACGTGCGTAACTGGTAATAGGCACGGCATGAACCTGCTGGCCGTTGAGTTCGAACTCACCGGACTTCAGTTCCTCGAAGGTCACATGCTTCAGCGTACGGGGCAGGCCATTGGGGTAGTCATAGCCGTAATCCTTGACCGGCATCTGAATGTCGGCATCGGACACACCCGTGAACCAGGCCATCTCCTCGTTCAGAATGGGGATGGGAATCCCCACGCCCAGAGCCAGGGAACAACCGTAACCCACAATGGACACACCGCGCACATAACGGGCGTCCATCTTCTTCATATCACCCTTGAGCATCAGCGTTCCTGCCGGAGACAGGGGAATGCCGCGTTCGTTGCGCTTGGGCTTGGGATTGTGCTGGGTGCCCTCGCCAAGCACATAACCGATGGCTCCGCCGATGAAAATCCTGGTCCCCAATCCGATGGTGGACAGATACGGATCGTTGAACAACGGCGAAATCTGACCGGCCGTGGCAAAGTTGCAGTTACGGGCGTTGGGCTTCAAAGGGCCCATATACGTATAAATGATGCGGCTGGTCAGGTTCACGGCCGCATTGTAATTCTGGTAACAGTTACGCGGATTCAGAAGCGAGGCATGAGGCAGATCGGCCAGGGTGATATCCTTGTCGATCTCCTTGCGCGGGTAGCAGTCGGTGCCATAGCCATTGGCCTTCAGATGCACGGCCTTGCCTCGGATCAGGTCTTCGATGACATGACCTCCGCCGTATTTGAACTGGCCGGGATAGACCTTGTTCAGCGGATCGTCTTCGGTGGACTCGGTGGCACCGCAGTACGAATCCACTGCAGCCAGCCCACCATAGCAGGGCACACCATTGAGCCAGGCGTTGGAACATTTGATGACCGGCGGATTCTTCTGCCCGATATTGAACAGCATCCCGCTGGAACACATGGGCGAAAAGGTACCTGTGGTAACAACGTCCACTTCCTGAGCAGCCTTTTCCTTACCGCTCTTGCGCACCATCTCGATCATTTCCTCAGCGTTGAGGACCACGGCTTTGCCGCTTTTGATCTTCGCGTTGATTTCCTGGATGGTCTTGGTGACAGCGTATGTTTTACCCATGTTTTTCTCCTCTGACGGGTTGCCGGATCAGTCCGGACCGACAATGGTGAAGAAATTCGATCTCAATGGCAAACGCTTTTTTTTCCCAGCTCATGAAGAGCCTG is part of the Desulfovibrio ferrophilus genome and harbors:
- a CDS encoding TRAP transporter large permease; this encodes MSLVTVGILGILALLAILFLLRMPVGFAMGIVGFIGFAHVINTKAAMGMLGTELWQVFSSYGLTVIPLFIFMGQICFQCGVNKRLYKAAYTWTGQVQGGLAMSTILACAGFSAISGSNTATAATMSTVALPEMKKYNYNDTLSTGAVSVGATLGVVIPPSVVLIIIGLQTGQSIAKLFWASIIPGMLLMLLFLLTVHVICRRHPDWAPAGPRTTWGEKIRSLPGSIEMLVLFGLVMGGLFAGLFTPSEAGAAGSAIALFISLVSRQLTWKRFVLAISDTLRTACMIFMIVAGAVLFGRFLAVTRLPFEMAGWVASLDIPNFVVILVICLIYIIGGAIMDALALLLITIPIFFPVAQAMGYDPMWFAVLVTIVTTMGAVTPPVGVTAFIVSSMAPGTPIQRIFKGISYFMVAYLICIGLLMLFPQLVLFLPAHIH
- a CDS encoding RluA family pseudouridine synthase, with protein sequence MPKVQHIIVSADEGGQKLLNFLRRRLGPDVPQSLLMRIIRKGEVRVDKGRAKPFDRLSAGQDVRIPPIRVQERMQTPAGVPLEIIFREKGLLAVAKPAGLPVQPGTGHSDAVSERLRAQFAEADFTPTPAHRLDRDTSGILLCGASFEALRNLQQGFAEHSIGKFYLAWVQGSVEPGTVLEMQDEMDKTGAHGHERMTIGSGKTALALARCLTSDDGRSLLEIDLRTGRTHQIRLQLASRGLPIIGDSKYGFKTRTQKMYLHAWKIVLGSGEIITNLPAWNSPYQLVNDWFK
- a CDS encoding ATP-dependent sacrificial sulfur transferase LarE: MITPEQKNKLHRLEYALSDIERGVIAVSGGLDSRLLAFVAHRADLDMHCVHLSGPHVPRSETQWAEQWLRKLGLAFTVLSIDPLSHPSVSSNGRDRCYHCKRLLFSAVRDRFPGAALMDGSNATDQQGYRPGLRALEELGIQSPFAESSITKDDIRAMALFIGLDQPVQPATPCLLTRLPYDAPVLARDLERIARLEDECRALGFMDFRVRLVDGHCVLFAHEDNMGRIPPQGLAVNWVTKVSGYWDQQR
- a CDS encoding homocysteine biosynthesis protein, giving the protein MGKTYAVTKTIQEINAKIKSGKAVVLNAEEMIEMVRKSGKEKAAQEVDVVTTGTFSPMCSSGMLFNIGQKNPPVIKCSNAWLNGVPCYGGLAAVDSYCGATESTEDDPLNKVYPGQFKYGGGHVIEDLIRGKAVHLKANGYGTDCYPRKEIDKDITLADLPHASLLNPRNCYQNYNAAVNLTSRIIYTYMGPLKPNARNCNFATAGQISPLFNDPYLSTIGLGTRIFIGGAIGYVLGEGTQHNPKPKRNERGIPLSPAGTLMLKGDMKKMDARYVRGVSIVGYGCSLALGVGIPIPILNEEMAWFTGVSDADIQMPVKDYGYDYPNGLPRTLKHVTFEELKSGEFELNGQQVHAVPITSYARSLEIANELKSWIEDGKFLLSEPQEPILSE